One genomic segment of Sanyastnella coralliicola includes these proteins:
- a CDS encoding DNA-directed RNA polymerase subunit omega, producing the protein MSSIKNSKAERTTVTRNTNAIDAKVEGNLFEALVVISKRANQIQKDIKEELTAKLEEFATTQDNLEEVFENREQIEISKFYERLPKPHSVAIDELLEDKVYFRRPELGA; encoded by the coding sequence ATGAGTAGCATTAAGAACTCAAAAGCAGAGCGCACAACAGTAACGCGCAACACAAATGCCATTGATGCCAAGGTAGAAGGAAACCTATTCGAAGCATTGGTAGTGATCTCGAAGCGTGCAAACCAGATCCAGAAAGACATCAAAGAAGAGTTGACTGCGAAGCTGGAAGAATTTGCCACTACTCAAGATAACTTGGAAGAGGTATTTGAAAACCGTGAGCAGATCGAGATCTCGAAGTTCTACGAGCGTCTACCTAAGCCGCACAGCGTAGCGATTGATGAATTGCTCGAAGACAAAGTGTACTTCCGTCGTCCAGAGCTTGGAGCATAA
- a CDS encoding outer membrane protein assembly factor BamD, with the protein MKRILLAFSVLALVLSSCGEYNKVLKSTDVDYKLEKAIEYFDDGRCYQSIPIFEELIGLTRGTQKAEDVYYYHARAHYCVEDYYLANYYLSNFTKTFSYSERAEECQFLAAMCSYNLSPEFSLDQTDTKLAINEMQLFLDKYPGSTLRDSCTTMIDQLNAKLERKNFEVAKLYVKTENFKSAVLVLDYALRDYPNTKYREEMMYMLVKSSYLLADQSIEEKKMDRFADCVDHYLNFVAYFPESGYLREAENYFDDSQKEIERLKKVSNP; encoded by the coding sequence ATGAAGAGAATTCTGCTTGCATTTTCTGTATTGGCTCTGGTCCTTTCTTCTTGTGGAGAGTATAACAAAGTGCTCAAAAGCACCGATGTAGACTACAAACTTGAGAAGGCCATTGAGTATTTTGATGATGGTCGTTGCTACCAGTCTATTCCGATTTTCGAAGAGTTAATCGGCTTGACACGAGGTACGCAAAAGGCTGAGGATGTTTATTACTACCACGCCAGAGCACACTACTGCGTGGAAGATTACTACCTCGCTAACTACTACCTCAGTAATTTCACCAAGACCTTTAGCTATTCAGAACGCGCTGAAGAATGTCAGTTCTTAGCAGCGATGTGTAGCTACAATCTCTCTCCAGAATTTAGCCTCGACCAAACGGATACGAAGCTCGCTATCAATGAGATGCAGCTCTTCCTAGACAAGTATCCTGGTTCAACTTTGCGCGACAGCTGTACTACGATGATTGATCAGCTGAACGCGAAACTGGAGCGCAAGAATTTCGAGGTGGCGAAGCTTTACGTAAAGACGGAGAACTTTAAGAGTGCCGTGCTCGTACTAGACTACGCACTACGTGACTACCCGAACACGAAGTACCGCGAAGAAATGATGTACATGCTAGTGAAATCAAGCTATTTGCTAGCAGACCAAAGTATCGAAGAGAAGAAAATGGATCGTTTCGCTGACTGCGTCGATCATTATCTTAACTTTGTAGCCTATTTCCCGGAAAGTGGGTACCTGCGCGAAGCAGAAAACTACTTTGACGATAGCCAAAAGGAAATAGAGCGTTTGAAAAAAGTATCGAATCCATGA
- a CDS encoding Lrp/AsnC family transcriptional regulator: MKLDNYDLKLIELLQENAKLTVSELAEACGLSRTPVYERMKKLEANGVIKSYNARIDPQTSGLQLHAFCNVSLKEHAHDFLRNFEDEIKEFPQVVAAYHTAGMFDYMIEVRCRNMEAYHDFIASKLAGLGNIGNVQSFFIMKEIKSPGPLDLTSLRTKL, from the coding sequence ATGAAACTCGACAACTACGATCTGAAATTGATCGAACTCTTACAGGAAAACGCCAAGTTGACCGTCTCAGAATTGGCCGAGGCCTGTGGCTTGTCACGCACCCCTGTATACGAGCGCATGAAGAAGCTAGAGGCCAATGGTGTCATCAAAAGCTACAACGCACGTATTGATCCTCAAACCAGTGGATTGCAGCTACACGCTTTTTGTAATGTGAGTTTGAAGGAACACGCCCATGACTTCTTGCGCAACTTCGAAGATGAAATCAAAGAATTCCCTCAAGTGGTTGCAGCGTATCACACCGCCGGGATGTTCGACTACATGATTGAAGTACGTTGTCGGAATATGGAAGCCTACCACGATTTCATTGCCTCGAAATTAGCCGGCTTAGGTAACATTGGAAACGTGCAGAGCTTCTTCATTATGAAAGAGATCAAATCTCCAGGTCCACTTGATCTGACTTCGTTAAGAACCAAATTGTAG